The Juglans regia cultivar Chandler chromosome 2, Walnut 2.0, whole genome shotgun sequence genome includes a window with the following:
- the LOC118347674 gene encoding uncharacterized protein LOC118347674, giving the protein MHQVVEHAIYVLKCYKGARRLLRQQVRDFYKWKPPDPDVLKLNVDGAVFEEMGRAGIGAILRHSSGRVLMAVISLEDVVAEPIQVELLALLRGLQFCVSLGIEKIQVESDCSLAIEALHQGNIDISKFGGIYFEIKELASHFGDCMFRYVYRETNEVAHYLAKYARNVGRINMWWDCIPNFLSQTLWFDLYL; this is encoded by the coding sequence ATGCATCAAGTTGTTGAACATGCTATTTATGTGCTGAAATGTTATAAAGGGGCCCGGCGACTATTAAGGCAACAAGTGCGAGATTTCTACAAATGGAAGCCACCGGATCCTgatgttttgaaattaaatgttGATGGAGCTGTTTTTGAAGAGATGGGGAGAGCTGGTATAGGTGCAATCTTGAGACACAGTTCGGGCCGAGTGTTGATGGCTGTAATCTCATTAGAAGATGTTGTTGCTGAACCTATACAGGTGGAGTTGTTGGCCCTTCTACGTGGCCTTCAATTCTGTGTAAGCTTGGGAATAGAAAAGATCCAGGTAGAGAGTGATTGCTCCCTAGCCATAGAAGCATTACATCAAGGTAACATAGACATCTCCAAATTTGGTggtatttattttgagattaaagAGTTGGCTTCTCATTTTGGGGATTGTATGTTTAGATATGTTTATAGAGAGACTAATGAAGTTGCTCATTATCTTGCTAAGTATGCAAGGAATGTTGGTAGAATCAACATGTGGTGGGATTGTATTCCGAACTTTTTATCTCAAACCTTGTGGTTTGATTTATATctgtaa